In a genomic window of Flavobacteriales bacterium:
- a CDS encoding S8 family serine peptidase: protein MRIFTAFACSLLVSSLIAQPKMPAATRADIAFLKALAEKEPDARKLSELAQGVHPVAWVHGRCMVGFLGKEDDGFDPAAAASGNVTIGARIGGIVSIRVDAYHLEEALAIPGIGYLELAGQARPDMDKVLWTTRADSVHRGINLPMPYTGRDVLIGICDWGFDYTHPDLYDTLLTQTRIRAAWDQYKQAGPSPAGFPYGTEYSSPAELMAAGSDTANIYSYHYHGTHVAGITGGSGAGTPYRGVAFESQFLLATWLIDAAAVIDCYAWMKQIADADQKRLVINQSWGLHHIGTLDGNSLLSQAIDALSAQGVVFVNSAGNNGDVQFHLKKAFTGDTLRSRIQFYNYAANANMWGQSISLWGEAGQAFSAGFLITNNSNQVQAESPWYNTATQQPYSDSLIVVGNDTVFFNLTADAAHPLNGRPHFRLRVKNRSAYLKVVLKATAPSGTVHAWNITELVTDVGNWGQAFQASVAGWAAGDTQYGISEPATTESLISVAAFSSEYLLSNGSVQGGTIASFSSFGPTLDERVKPDIAAPGMSVSSAISSFTDASYNPNQTITFQGQPYAFARLSGTSMSSPVVAGIAALLLDADPTLTPAQVKEAIKSTARTDVHTGVIPAGGSLRWGMGKVNAYRAITEALGIVSVEEPSAEGVSIWPNPTEGEVMIRQRGAGAMRIRVLDATGRMVLDQRGTGELLFIDLKDASPGAYTVELSSAVERLFARLVKR from the coding sequence ATGCGGATCTTCACTGCCTTTGCGTGCTCGCTGCTGGTCTCTTCCTTGATCGCGCAGCCCAAGATGCCCGCGGCCACCAGGGCCGACATCGCTTTCCTGAAGGCCCTTGCCGAAAAGGAGCCGGATGCACGCAAGCTCTCGGAACTCGCTCAAGGCGTCCATCCGGTGGCGTGGGTGCACGGCCGTTGCATGGTGGGCTTCCTTGGAAAGGAGGATGACGGATTCGACCCAGCCGCTGCCGCGAGCGGGAATGTCACCATCGGCGCGCGCATCGGTGGCATCGTTTCCATCCGGGTCGATGCCTACCATTTGGAGGAAGCGCTCGCGATTCCCGGCATCGGTTACCTCGAATTGGCCGGTCAGGCGCGCCCGGACATGGATAAAGTGCTCTGGACCACGCGCGCTGACAGCGTCCATCGCGGCATCAACTTGCCTATGCCCTACACCGGACGCGATGTGCTCATCGGCATCTGCGACTGGGGATTCGACTACACGCACCCTGACCTCTACGACACGTTGCTCACACAGACCCGCATACGCGCGGCGTGGGACCAATACAAGCAAGCCGGGCCTTCACCGGCCGGATTCCCCTATGGAACCGAGTACAGCAGTCCTGCTGAGCTGATGGCCGCTGGATCCGACACGGCGAACATCTACAGCTACCATTACCACGGCACGCACGTGGCGGGCATCACGGGCGGAAGCGGTGCTGGGACGCCCTATCGCGGGGTGGCCTTCGAGTCGCAATTCCTGCTGGCCACCTGGTTGATCGATGCAGCCGCCGTGATCGATTGCTACGCTTGGATGAAGCAGATCGCCGATGCTGACCAGAAGCGCCTCGTGATCAACCAGAGCTGGGGGTTGCATCATATCGGCACGCTCGACGGCAACTCACTCCTGAGCCAGGCCATCGATGCGCTCTCGGCCCAAGGCGTGGTCTTCGTGAACTCGGCCGGCAACAACGGCGATGTGCAGTTCCACCTGAAGAAGGCCTTCACCGGCGACACGCTCCGCTCGCGCATCCAGTTCTACAACTACGCCGCCAATGCGAACATGTGGGGACAGAGCATCAGCCTGTGGGGCGAAGCCGGACAAGCCTTCAGCGCCGGCTTCCTCATCACCAACAACAGCAATCAGGTGCAGGCCGAATCGCCGTGGTACAACACGGCCACGCAGCAGCCGTATTCCGACAGCCTGATCGTGGTCGGCAACGACACGGTCTTCTTCAACCTCACCGCCGATGCGGCGCATCCGCTCAATGGCCGCCCGCATTTCCGGCTCCGGGTGAAGAACCGAAGCGCCTACTTGAAAGTGGTGCTGAAGGCCACCGCCCCCAGCGGCACCGTGCACGCGTGGAACATCACCGAACTGGTGACCGACGTGGGCAATTGGGGACAAGCCTTTCAAGCCTCCGTGGCGGGCTGGGCCGCGGGCGATACCCAGTACGGCATCAGTGAGCCGGCCACGACCGAGAGCCTGATCAGCGTGGCGGCCTTCAGCAGCGAATACCTCTTGAGCAACGGCAGCGTGCAAGGCGGCACCATCGCCTCGTTCTCCTCGTTCGGCCCCACCCTCGATGAACGCGTGAAGCCCGACATCGCTGCCCCGGGGATGAGCGTGTCTTCGGCCATCAGCTCCTTCACCGACGCGAGCTACAACCCCAACCAGACCATCACTTTCCAAGGCCAGCCTTACGCGTTCGCGCGTCTTTCCGGCACCAGCATGTCGTCGCCGGTGGTGGCGGGCATCGCAGCGCTTCTGCTCGATGCCGACCCAACGCTTACGCCGGCCCAAGTGAAGGAGGCCATCAAATCCACCGCTAGGACGGATGTGCACACGGGCGTGATCCCGGCCGGTGGCAGCTTGCGCTGGGGCATGGGCAAGGTGAACGCCTACCGCGCCATCACCGAAGCGCTCGGGATCGTAAGCGTAGAGGAGCCCTCCGCTGAGGGGGTCAGCATCTGGCCCAATCCAACCGAAGGCGAGGTCATGATCCGGCAGCGCGGCGCCGGCGCCATGCGGATCCGCGTGCTCGATGCTACAGGCCGCATGGTGCTGGATCAGCGCGGAACGGGAGAGCTCCTGTTCATCGACCTGAAGGACGCATCTCCAGGTGCCTATACGGTGGAGCTCAGTTCCGCGGTTGAGCGCCTCTTCGCTCGGTTGGTGAAGCGCTGA
- a CDS encoding replication-associated recombination protein A, with the protein MQENTPLAERMRPRTLDEVVGQSHLIGPDGVLRKALAGGMLPSMILWGQPGVGKTTLARLIAQGLTRPFHTLSAINSGVKDVREVIEQAGGAGLFARSAVLFIDEIHRFSKAQQDSLLGAVEKGTITLIGATTENPSFEVIGALLSRCQVYVLEPLAEEQLLELLQRAMANDAELRARSIELRESAALMRASGGDARRLLNTFELCVKAAGDPAVITDALVAEVARTSARYDKQGEQHYDIVSAFIKSMRGSDPNAAVYWLARMVEGGEDPLFIARRMVILASEDIGNANPNALLMATTAMQAVQMIGWPEGRIILSQCAVYLACSPKSNASYLAIGAAQAEVRRSGDLPVPLHLRNAPTKLMKDLGYGSDYQYSHDGAGNFVDQEFLPEAISGKSFYAPGDNPKEQEYARMLERLWNGKYLGKSET; encoded by the coding sequence ATGCAGGAGAACACACCCTTGGCCGAGCGCATGCGCCCGCGCACCCTCGATGAGGTGGTGGGCCAGTCGCATCTGATCGGGCCGGATGGCGTGCTGCGCAAGGCCTTGGCGGGCGGTATGCTGCCGAGCATGATCCTGTGGGGCCAGCCGGGCGTGGGCAAGACCACGCTCGCCCGCTTGATCGCGCAAGGGCTGACGCGCCCATTCCATACGCTGAGCGCGATCAACAGCGGCGTGAAGGATGTGCGCGAAGTGATCGAGCAAGCCGGCGGCGCAGGCCTCTTCGCACGAAGCGCCGTGCTCTTCATCGACGAGATCCACCGTTTCAGCAAGGCACAGCAGGACAGCTTGCTCGGCGCCGTGGAGAAAGGCACCATCACCTTGATCGGCGCCACCACGGAGAACCCGAGCTTCGAGGTGATCGGTGCGCTGCTCTCGCGCTGCCAGGTGTACGTGCTCGAGCCGTTGGCCGAAGAGCAGCTCCTGGAGCTCCTGCAGCGGGCCATGGCAAATGATGCGGAGCTGAGGGCGCGCAGCATCGAGCTGCGCGAGTCCGCGGCGCTGATGCGCGCCAGCGGCGGCGATGCGCGGCGGCTGCTGAACACATTCGAGCTCTGCGTGAAGGCCGCCGGTGACCCGGCCGTGATCACCGATGCGCTCGTGGCCGAGGTGGCGCGGACCTCAGCGCGCTATGACAAGCAGGGCGAGCAGCACTACGACATCGTGAGCGCCTTCATCAAGAGCATGCGCGGCAGCGATCCCAACGCGGCGGTATACTGGCTGGCGCGCATGGTCGAGGGCGGCGAGGACCCGCTCTTCATCGCGCGCCGCATGGTGATCCTGGCCAGCGAGGACATCGGCAATGCCAACCCGAATGCGCTGCTGATGGCCACCACCGCGATGCAGGCCGTGCAGATGATCGGTTGGCCGGAAGGCCGCATCATCCTCAGCCAATGCGCGGTGTACCTGGCCTGTTCGCCGAAGAGCAATGCGAGCTACCTGGCCATCGGAGCCGCCCAGGCCGAAGTGCGGCGCAGCGGAGACCTGCCCGTGCCGCTGCACCTGCGGAATGCCCCAACGAAGCTGATGAAGGATCTCGGCTACGGCTCGGATTACCAGTACAGCCATGATGGAGCCGGCAACTTCGTGGATCAGGAATTCCTGCCCGAAGCGATCAGCGGGAAGTCCTTCTATGCGCCGGGAGACAATCCGAAGGAGCAGGAATACGCACGGATGCTGGAACGGCTGTGGAACGGCAAGTACTTGGGGAAATCTGAAACATGA
- a CDS encoding DUF1015 domain-containing protein, with the protein MIELRPFRAWRPAPERAHLVGSRTYVSYSEEELAQRLAENPHSFLHVLRPDDSSNAKLTRTERFHRVRTAFKGFCDAGTMVREERPAIYLYEQESRGNITRGIVCGVSTQAYRDGRIKVHEQTLTAREQLFAEYLGSTGMNAEPVLLATPDGAAWEPLLDPLLNTRPAYAYRTRDLVSHRLWPITERTMHERLQRAFAEVPALYIADGHHRLASSARLAGSRGLTDVDPAFWCLAYIVPRKQLYVFNFDRVVSDFGDSHEGAFLEALSRIGNLAPARGPFAAPGIIGVRTERGWHALTLPALSEPCAAADCLDAARLSSLVLGPVLGIHDLRTDPRVGFVPGTAGTAELDRRVEQGDAAVAFHLHPVSFEQLKAVSDEGGTMPPKSTYIEPKLRSGMLVYSLEEV; encoded by the coding sequence ATGATCGAGCTGCGCCCCTTCCGTGCCTGGCGCCCCGCGCCAGAGCGAGCGCATCTGGTGGGTTCGCGCACCTACGTGTCCTACTCCGAGGAAGAGCTCGCGCAACGCCTTGCGGAGAACCCGCACAGCTTCCTGCATGTGCTGCGCCCCGACGATTCGAGCAACGCCAAGCTCACGCGCACGGAGCGCTTCCACCGCGTGCGCACGGCATTCAAGGGCTTCTGCGATGCAGGCACCATGGTGCGCGAGGAGCGTCCCGCCATTTACCTCTACGAGCAGGAATCTCGGGGCAATATCACGCGCGGCATCGTCTGCGGCGTGAGCACGCAAGCGTACCGCGATGGCCGGATCAAGGTGCATGAGCAGACGCTGACCGCGCGCGAGCAGCTGTTCGCCGAGTACCTCGGCAGCACGGGCATGAATGCTGAGCCGGTGCTTCTGGCCACGCCCGATGGCGCCGCGTGGGAGCCCTTGCTCGACCCGTTGCTGAATACGAGGCCCGCCTATGCCTATCGCACGCGCGACCTGGTGAGCCATCGCCTTTGGCCCATCACGGAACGGACCATGCATGAGCGTTTGCAGCGCGCCTTCGCCGAGGTGCCCGCGCTCTATATCGCCGATGGCCACCACCGGCTGGCGAGCAGCGCGCGCCTGGCCGGGTCGCGCGGCCTCACGGATGTGGATCCCGCCTTCTGGTGCCTGGCGTACATCGTGCCGCGCAAGCAGCTCTACGTATTCAATTTCGATCGCGTGGTGAGTGACTTCGGCGATTCGCACGAGGGCGCGTTCCTTGAGGCGTTGTCGCGGATCGGCAACTTGGCACCCGCACGGGGCCCCTTTGCCGCTCCGGGCATCATCGGGGTGCGCACGGAAAGGGGCTGGCACGCGCTAACGCTCCCTGCACTGAGTGAGCCCTGCGCAGCGGCCGATTGCCTGGATGCCGCACGCCTGAGCTCCTTGGTGCTCGGCCCGGTGCTCGGCATCCACGATCTGCGCACTGACCCCCGCGTGGGCTTTGTGCCCGGCACGGCTGGCACCGCCGAACTGGATCGGCGAGTGGAGCAAGGAGATGCTGCGGTCGCCTTCCACCTGCATCCGGTGAGCTTCGAGCAACTGAAGGCCGTCTCCGATGAGGGCGGCACCATGCCCCCGAAGAGCACCTACATCGAGCCGAAGCTGCGTAGCGGCATGCTGGTGTATTCGTTGGAGGAAGTTTGA
- a CDS encoding D-2-hydroxyacid dehydrogenase, translating into MRIHANDGISAAAKARLQEEGFNVTTEHVPQEQLATYLNKEKVDVLLVRSATKARRDLIDACPSIKLIGRGGVGLDNIDVAHARSKNIPVVNTPASSSISVAELVIAHLFTLMRSLHKSNRRMAGEGRTKFKELKKEYEKGFELRGKTLGVIGFGRIGQWTARYALGCGMKVIYSDNHATADVLELEVGGAIVRVPVKMVSLDDLLKRSDAVSLHVPAQKDGRPVLGKRELGLMKPGAVLVNTARGGSVDEDELLASIKEGRLRGAALDVFLNEPEPRADVLAEPGLSLSPHIGAATAEAQGRVGDELVERILAWRSAATVS; encoded by the coding sequence ATGCGCATACACGCCAACGACGGCATCTCGGCAGCAGCCAAGGCCCGCTTGCAGGAGGAAGGGTTCAACGTGACCACCGAGCACGTGCCGCAGGAGCAGCTCGCCACCTACTTGAACAAGGAAAAAGTGGATGTGCTGCTGGTGCGCAGCGCCACCAAGGCTCGTCGCGACCTGATCGACGCCTGCCCCAGCATCAAGCTCATCGGCCGGGGCGGCGTGGGCCTCGACAACATCGACGTGGCGCACGCCCGGAGCAAGAACATCCCGGTGGTGAACACTCCAGCCTCTTCCAGCATCAGTGTTGCCGAACTGGTGATCGCGCACCTCTTCACCCTGATGCGATCGCTGCATAAGAGCAACCGCCGCATGGCTGGTGAGGGCCGCACCAAGTTCAAGGAGCTGAAGAAGGAATACGAGAAGGGCTTCGAGCTTCGGGGCAAGACCCTCGGCGTGATCGGCTTCGGCCGCATCGGCCAATGGACCGCCCGCTATGCGCTGGGCTGCGGCATGAAGGTGATCTATTCCGACAACCACGCCACTGCCGACGTGCTGGAACTGGAGGTCGGCGGCGCGATCGTGCGCGTGCCCGTGAAGATGGTGAGCCTTGATGACCTCTTGAAGCGGAGCGATGCCGTGAGCCTGCACGTGCCCGCCCAGAAGGATGGCCGCCCGGTGCTGGGCAAGCGCGAGCTCGGCCTGATGAAGCCCGGAGCCGTGCTGGTGAACACAGCCAGGGGCGGCAGCGTGGATGAGGATGAATTGCTCGCGTCGATCAAGGAGGGCCGCTTGCGCGGAGCCGCGCTCGACGTGTTCTTGAATGAGCCCGAACCCCGAGCTGATGTGCTGGCCGAGCCCGGCTTGAGCCTGAGCCCGCACATCGGGGCCGCCACGGCCGAGGCCCAGGGCCGCGTTGGTGATGAGCTGGTGGAGCGCATCCTCGCTTGGCGCAGTGCCGCAACTGTGAGCTGA
- a CDS encoding multidrug efflux SMR transporter: protein MPWLFLVIAGLFEVGFATCLGQAKMAEGSTRLAWLAGFAVCLTISMLLLYRAAQALPIGTAYAVWTGIGAAGTALVGIALFKEPADFWRLFFLFTLIASIVGLKTVTR from the coding sequence ATGCCCTGGCTGTTCCTCGTCATCGCCGGCCTGTTCGAAGTAGGCTTCGCCACTTGCCTGGGCCAGGCCAAGATGGCGGAGGGCAGCACGCGCCTGGCCTGGCTCGCGGGATTCGCCGTTTGCCTCACGATCAGCATGCTTCTGCTCTACAGGGCTGCGCAAGCGCTTCCCATCGGCACAGCGTACGCGGTGTGGACAGGCATCGGCGCGGCGGGCACCGCACTGGTGGGCATCGCGCTCTTCAAGGAACCCGCTGACTTCTGGCGACTCTTCTTCCTCTTCACATTGATCGCCTCCATCGTGGGGCTGAAGACCGTGACGCGCTAG
- a CDS encoding S-adenosylmethionine:tRNA ribosyltransferase-isomerase, with protein sequence MHPRGLSIADFTYALPEERIAQQPLADRDASKLLVWRDGRITDRVFSGIADELPSGSLLVLNDTRVVNARLVFHRSTGGRIEVLCLSPVDGAPVELAFEARDGSTWHCFIGNAKRWREGEELLLRADGLVLRAVRTGIEQVRFAWEPRALSFSQVLDALGHVPLPPYMKRADAPADKERYNTVFAEHQGSVAAPTASLHFTPALLDQLARKDVERARLTLHVGAGTFLPVKSERMDGHSMHQEEVRIARDALRAIVDQAGAGPIVAVGTTAMRTLESLYWHGVRLIHGEQAASMDVGQWEPYDRAGAEPSATDALQAVIADLDARGESLLSGRTRLLIAPGYRFRIAEGLITNFHQPQSTLLLLVAAFVGPDWRRIYGHALANGYRFLSYGDASLLWRSGA encoded by the coding sequence ATGCATCCGCGCGGGCTTTCCATCGCCGATTTCACGTATGCCTTGCCGGAGGAGCGCATCGCGCAGCAGCCCCTCGCGGACCGCGATGCCAGCAAGCTGCTGGTCTGGCGCGATGGCCGGATCACGGATCGCGTGTTCAGCGGGATCGCGGACGAGCTTCCATCGGGTTCCTTGCTCGTGCTCAACGATACGCGGGTGGTGAATGCCCGACTGGTCTTCCACCGCAGCACCGGGGGGCGCATCGAAGTGCTCTGCCTTTCTCCGGTTGATGGCGCTCCCGTTGAACTCGCCTTCGAAGCAAGGGACGGGAGCACCTGGCATTGCTTCATTGGCAACGCCAAGCGCTGGCGCGAAGGGGAGGAGCTATTGCTGCGAGCGGATGGGCTTGTGTTGCGTGCCGTGCGCACCGGCATCGAGCAGGTCCGATTCGCATGGGAGCCTAGAGCGCTCAGCTTCTCGCAGGTGCTCGATGCATTGGGTCATGTGCCCTTGCCGCCCTACATGAAGCGCGCTGATGCACCAGCGGACAAGGAGCGCTACAACACGGTATTCGCCGAGCATCAAGGCTCAGTGGCCGCGCCCACGGCAAGCCTGCACTTCACGCCAGCGCTGCTGGATCAGCTCGCTCGGAAGGATGTCGAGCGGGCAAGGCTCACCCTGCACGTGGGCGCTGGGACCTTCCTTCCGGTGAAGAGCGAGCGCATGGATGGCCATTCCATGCACCAAGAGGAGGTGCGGATAGCGCGTGATGCATTGCGCGCCATCGTCGATCAAGCAGGCGCGGGGCCAATCGTTGCGGTGGGCACCACGGCGATGCGAACCCTGGAGAGCCTCTATTGGCATGGTGTGCGATTGATCCATGGCGAACAAGCCGCATCGATGGACGTGGGACAGTGGGAGCCTTATGATCGTGCCGGAGCGGAGCCTTCAGCCACTGACGCCTTGCAAGCCGTGATCGCCGATCTGGATGCGCGTGGCGAATCGCTGCTGAGCGGGCGCACGCGATTGCTCATCGCTCCGGGCTATCGATTCCGGATCGCGGAGGGTTTGATCACCAATTTCCATCAGCCGCAGAGCACCTTGCTGCTGCTCGTGGCCGCCTTTGTCGGGCCCGATTGGCGACGCATCTACGGGCATGCGCTGGCCAATGGCTACCGCTTCCTCAGCTACGGCGATGCATCGCTGCTATGGCGGAGCGGGGCTTGA